One Phoenix dactylifera cultivar Barhee BC4 chromosome 14, palm_55x_up_171113_PBpolish2nd_filt_p, whole genome shotgun sequence DNA window includes the following coding sequences:
- the LOC103720595 gene encoding phospholipase D alpha 4, which yields MEERKLSRFLHGTLEVTVFRATVHSLSLPFNCFCFGAKPAYVTIKIGKTRVAETSHQCDRVWNETFRILSAHPADSTITLTLRTRLFMLGKIEVPMQALLTEAEYRPHEQSSSHFLSRKDKWSSNLKLQFALQFRHVESELDWGKGLRYGGSKDLVNGATFPQRSNCSIILYHDTHRYHLFQPRTYHGTGRLSQPRKLWEDIFKAIDGAKHLIYIAGWSLNPKIVLVRDSRTEIPRAWGVELGELLKRKAEEGVAVRIMLWDDETSLHIIKNKGVMRTHDEDALSYFKQTKMVCKLCPRLHDNFPTFFAHHQKTITVDACPQLLSAHDVSKDDTDREIISFIGGLDLCDGRYDTEQHSLFQSLKTNSHANDFYQKSIAGASLHRGGPRQPWHDAHACVMGEAARDVLANFEQRWAKQCDSSLLPPISGITDLIGLQASYLDHSWNVQVFRSIDRISAAGLPDHISVERSIHDAYIQAIRRAERFIYIENQYFMGGCHLWQKDQHSGCKNLIPVEIALKVAAKIRANERFAVYILMPMWPEGIPESDPVQEMLHWTRLTISMMYALIAEAIKDSSANTHPRDYLNFFCLANREEKGWEEFIPPCSPPHTSHYFKAQKNRRFMIYVHSKLMIVEDEYILIGSANVNQRSMDGERDTEIAVGCYQPKCVGEKSRDGDIHAYRMSLWFEHTSRFEVAFMEPQSINCVRCLQRIGEETWKVYSGEAVNGMKGVHLVSYPINVLEDGAVEDLPEGDGCFPDTTTPIMGRRSKILPSVCTT from the exons ATGGAGGAAAGAAAGCTCAGCAGGTTCCTTCATGGGACTCTTGAGGTCACCGTCTTCCGAGCCACAGTTCACAGCCTATCTTTGCCCTTCAAT TGCTTTTGCTTTGGAGCCAAACCAGCCTATGTAACGATCAAGATCGGCAAGACGAGGGTGGCTGAGACGAGCCACCAATGTGATCGAGTATGGAACGAGACGTTTAGAATACTCTCTGCCCATCCTGCTGACTCAACCATAACATTAACCCTGAGGACCAGGCTATTCATGTTGGGAAAGATTGAAGTACCCATGCAGGCATTGCTAACGGAAGCAGAATACAGGCCTCATGAACAATCCTCCTCCCATTTCTTGTCAAGGAAAGACAAGTGGAGCTCAAATCTCAAGCTACAGTTCGCTCTTCAGTTCAGGCATGTGGAATCTGAACTGGACTGGGGAAAAGGCCTCCGATATGGGGGATCTAAAGATCTTGTCAACGGCGCCACGTTCCCACAGAGATCAAACTGCAGCATCATACTCTATCATGATACTCATCGTTACCACCTCTTTCAACCACGCACGTACCACGGAACCGGGCGGCTGTCTCAGCCAAGAAAGCTGTGGGAGGATATCTTTAAGGCCATTGATGGGGCCAAGCATCTAATTTATATTGCTGGATGGTCACTCAATCCTAAGATTGTTCTT GTACGTGATTCTCGGACCGAGATTCCACGAGCATGGGGAGTTGAATTGGGTGAGCTCCTGAAACGAAAGGCTGAGGAGGGTGTCGCTGTTAGAATCATGCTCTGGGATGATGAGACCTCGTTGCACATCATCAAAAACAAGGGTGTGATGAGAACCCATGACGAAGATGCATTGAGCTACTTCAAACAAACCAAGATGGTCTGCAAGTTGTGTCCCAGGCTACATGACAATTTCCCAACCTTCTTCGCTCACCATCAGAAAACAATCACGGTTGACGCATGCCCACAGCTTCTTTCAGCTCATGATGTATCCAAGGATGATACTGATAGAGAAATTATCAGCTTCATTGGTGGCTTGGACCTTTGTGATGGTAGATACGACACCGAGCAGCACTCCTTGTTCCAGTCTCTCAAAACCAACTCCCATGCTAATGATTTCTACCAGAAAAGCATTGCAGGTGCCAGCCTCCACAGAGGGGGGCCTAGACAGCCATGGCATGATGCCCATGCTTGTGTCATGGGTGAAGCCGCTCGTGATGTGCTGGCCAATTTCGAGCAGCGTTGGGCTAAACAATgtgactcctctcttcttcctccaatcAGTGGTATCACTGATCTCATTGGCCTACAGGCAAGTTATTTAGACCATAGTTGGAACGTCCAGGTGTTCCGATCTATCGATAGGATTTCTGCAGCAGGACTGCCTGACCACATTTCTGTGGAACGCAGCATCCATGACGCATATATACAAGCCATTAGGCGGGCAGAGAGATTTATCTACATCGAGAATCAGTATTTCATGGGTGGGTGTCATCTTTGGCAGAAGGATCAGCACAGCGGGTGCAAGAATCTGATCCCTGTGGAGATCGCACTGAAAGTTGCAGCCAAGATCAGAGCCAATGAGAGGTTTGCTGTGTACATTTTGATGCCGATGTGGCCAGAAGGGATACCAGAGAGCGATCCGGTTCAAGAAATGCTGCACTGGACTAGGCTGACAATATCCATGATGTATGCTTTGATCGCAGAAGCAATTAAAGATAGCAGTGCAAACACACACCCGAGGGATTACCTCAATTTCTTTTGCCTTGCCAATAGGGAAGAGAAGGGTTGGGAAGAGTTTATTCCACCTTGTTCACCTCCTCACACAAGCCATTACTTCAAAGCCCAGAAGAACAGgaggttcatgatttatgttcACTCCAAGTTGATGATAG TGGAAGATGAGTACATATTGATTGGCTCTGCCAATGTGAACCAAAGATCCATGGATGGTGAACGAGATACAGAGATAGCAGTCGGATGCTACCAACCAAAATGTGTAGGTGAGAAGAGCCGAGATGGAGATATCCATGCGTATCGGATGTCCCTTTGGTTTGAACACACTTCACGGTTTGAGGTGGCTTTCATGGAGCCGCAAAGCATTAATTGTGTGAGGTGTCTTCAAAGGATAGGGGAGGAAACGTGGAAGGTTTACAGTGGTGAAGCAGTGAACGGTATGAAAGGAGTGCACCTTGTGAGTTATCCAATAAATGTGTTGGAAGATGGAGCTGTTGAGGATCTTCCTGAGGGTGATGGTTGCTTTCCAGATACCACCACACCAATCATGGGAAGGAGATCAAAGATTCTTCCATCAGTTTGCACTACATAA